A stretch of Scheffersomyces stipitis CBS 6054 chromosome 2, complete sequence DNA encodes these proteins:
- the OYE2.3 gene encoding NAPDH dehydrogenase (old yellow enzyme) (NAPDH dehydrogenase (old yellow enzyme) (EPB7) (OYE22)~go_funtion oxidoreductase activity~go_process electron transport), whose product MTATSLKSTNLFRPIKVGSATLQNRISHLPTTRNRAYEDHSATDLQLRYYEDRSSSPGTLLVTEATLISKNQGLYPNVPGIWNKDHVNSWKKVNDAVHKKGGFIAVQLWALGRVGVPSLLKAEGLPLTSSSALYESEKSKEAAEAAGNPVRALTEEEIKDLIYNQYTNAAKNAIEAGFDFLEIHGANGYLVEQFINPSSNTRTDKYGGSIENRARFVLELIDHLISVVGADKLAIRLSPFNTFQGMLAEDEAVHPIATFGYIVSELQRRANEGKELAYINVVDGRFNPDGTESALDNKFIDQIWKGIILRGGNYTYDDKNNWANVAKDVDQDDRTLIGFGRHFIANPDLVSRLENGHELNAYDRSTFYGHDNNGYNTYPFYGSSEVVDAEAESKVVPKSLA is encoded by the coding sequence ATGACCGCTACCTCGTTGAAGTCCACCAACCTTTTCAGACCAATTAAGGTCGGTTCTGCCACCTTGCAAAACAGAATTTCTCACTTGCCAACcaccagaaacagagccTACGAAGATCACTCTGCCACAGACTTGCAACTTCGCTACTACGAAGACAGATCCTCGTCGCCTGGTACTCTTTTGGTCACTGAAGCCACACTTATCTCGAAGAACCAAGGTCTCTACCCTAACGTTCCAGGTATCTGGAACAAGGACCACGTCAActcttggaagaaggtCAATGACGCCGTCCACAAGAAGGGAGGCTTCATCGCTGTCCAATTGTGGGCTTTGGGTCGTGTTGGTGTTCCAAGCTTGTTGAAGGCTGAAGGTTTAccattgacttcttcctcGGCTTTGTACGAGTCGGAAAAGTCCAAGGAAGCTGCCGAAGCTGCTGGTAACCCAGTTAGGGCCTTgactgaagaagagatcaaGGACCTTATCTACAACCAATACACGAACGCTGCAAAGAATGCCATTGAAGCCGGATttgactttcttgaaatccACGGTGCCAATGGTTACTTAGTGGAACAGTTCATCAACCCAAGCTCTAACACCAGAACTGACAAGTACGGTGGCTCTATTGAGAACAGAGCCAGATTTgtgttggaattgattgACCACTTGATCTCAGTAGTAGGTGCTGACAAGTTGGCAATCAGACTTTCTCCTTTCAACACTTTCCAAGGTATGTTGGCTGAGGATGAAGCCGTTCACCCCATTGCTACCTTCGGTTATATTGTTTCTGAATTGCAGAGAAGGGCTAACGAAGGTAAAGAATTGGCCTACATCAACGTAGTTGACGGTCGTTTCAACCCAGATGGCACTGAATCTGCGCTTGACAACAAGTTCATCGATCAGATCTGGAAGGGTATCATCTTGAGAGGTGGTAACTACACTTACGACGACAAGAACAACTGGGCTAATGTCGCTAAGGACGTAGACCAGGACGACCGTACCTTAATTGGTTTCGGTAGACACTTCATTGCCAACCCTGACTTGGTTTCCAGATTGGAAAACGGTCATGAATTGAATGCTTACGACAGATCTACCTTCTACGGCCACGATAACAACGGCTACAACACGTACCCATTCTATGGATCCTCTGAAGTGGTGGACGCTGAAGCTGAATCGAAGGTGGTTCCAAAGTCGTTGGCTTAA
- the PSP1 gene encoding phosphoserine phosphatase activity (Phosphoserine phosphatase (PSP) (O-phosphoserine phosphohydrolase) (PSPase)~go_funtion catalytic activity~go_process metabolism), with translation MSEEYALTVIAHGCELSAEDLTAVKTLLTDVLKVGKFTSQDLSTRAVDFYFQSAKPEELQSAVKNELLNNSNHYDLVFQKQSTRKSKKLFIFDMDSTLIYQEVIELIAAYANIEDKVAEITERAMNGELDFNASLAERVSLLKGIDATSIWEELKHKIEVTNGAKELCLALKKLNVVMGVCSGGFIPLAEHVKLHLGLDYAYANVLGTNEKLELDGTTTGPIVNGEMKAELLLKIAKNHGIDPQDAVAVGDGANDLKMMSVAGFGVAWNAKPKVQQLAPSCLNSDSLLDILYILGYTEAEIKELVN, from the coding sequence ATGTCCGAGGAATACGCTCTTACAGTGATAGCACACGGCTGTGAGTTATCTGCAGAAGATTTGACAGCCGTAAAGACGTTGTTGACCGATGTCTTGAAAGTTGGAAAATTCACCTCTCAGGATCTATCCACCAGAGCTGTAGACTTCTATTTCCAATCTGccaaaccagaagaactcCAACtggctgtgaaaaatgagttgttgaacaattctAATCACTATGATTTGGTTTTCCAGAAACAATCCACAAGaaaatccaagaagttgttcatCTTCGATATGGATTCAACTCTCATCTACCAGGAAGTCATCGAGTTGATCGCAGCCTATGCTaacattgaagataaaGTAGCAGAAATAACAGAAAGAGCCATGAATGGCgaacttgatttcaatgCTTCATTGGCTGAAAGAGTGCTGTTGCTCAAGGGAATCGATGCTACGTCTATCTGGGAAGAGTTGAAACACAAGATCGAAGTAACCAATGGAGCCAAAGAACTCTGTCTTGCGTTAAAGAAACTTAATGTGGTCATGGGTGTCTGTTCTGGGGGCTTCATTCCTTTGGCTGAACATGTGAAGCTTCACTTGGGTTTGGACTATGCCTATGCCAATGTTCTTGGAACCaacgagaagttggagTTAGACGGTACTACCACCGGCCCAATTGTCAATGGCGAAATGAAGGCTGAGCTCCTTCTTAAAATCGCCAAGAACCATGGCATAGATCCCCAGGATGCGGTCGCTGTAGGTGACGGTGCCAAtgacttgaagatgatgtcTGTTGCTGGCTTTGGTGTAGCCTGGAATGCCAAGCCAAAGGTGCAACAGTTGGCCCCTTCGTGTTTGAATTCGGACTCATTATTGGATATCTTGTACATATTAGGCTATACTGAAGCTGAGATCAAGGAGTTGGTCAACTAG
- the ABZ2 gene encoding aminotransferase-like protein (para-AminoBenZoic acid (PABA) biosynthesis. Third enzymatic step in para-Aminobenzoic acid biosynthesis.), which yields MSNDNEERYLSTIKSIQDSYISKSFPEVVPDNLEILSTIRYDPSLTKNAPASSDQIRKSNFFLFEEHVQRTQFTLQYFQLQFYGNTDLAFEFTADNFFNYLVSAFSQSGKSLAEPYKVRCLFHLNSDLVVELHPTPVRENLLDGILTPSLPETDDLPEFAENKTWDVYIDSKPTLISPFTSFKTTTRSHYSDSRARALPGLRPEAEEVILFNPQNNLMEGSITNVAVKRKSDGKWITPQLSSGCLCGVMRHFLLRKNYLEEETISMDQIEIGSEVLLFNAIMGVVKGRIVGRAS from the coding sequence ATGTCAAACGACAATGAAGAAAGGTATTTATCCACGATCAAGTCTATTCAAGACAGCTACATCTCCAAGTCGTTTCCTGAAGTGGTCCCGGACAATTTGGAGATACTCTCCACCATCAGATACGATCCCAGTTTAACTAAAAACGCACCAGCCAGTTCTGACCAAATACGTAAGAGtaatttctttctctttgaagaacatgTTCAAAGAACACAGTTCACCTTGCAATATTTCCAGTTGCAATTTTACGGAAACACCGACTTAGCCTTTGAATTCACTGCCGATAACTTCTTTAATTATTTAGTAAGTGCATTCAGTCAATCAGGAAAGTCATTGGCTGAGCCGTATAAAGTAAGATGTTTGTTCCATTTGAACTCAGACCTTGTAGTAGAACTTCATCCCACACCAGTACGAGAGAATTTACTAGATGGAATATTGACTCCATCTCTACCTGAGACAGACGACTTGCCTGAGTTTGCCGAGAACAAGACCTGGGACGTCTATATCGACTCGAAACCAACGTTGATTTCACCTTTCACTTCATTCAAAACGACTACCAGGAGCCATTACTCTGATTCTAGAGCTCGTGCTCTTCCTGGACTCAGACCTGAGGCTGAAGAGGTAATCTTGTTCAATCCCcagaacaacttgatggaGGGTTCCATCACCAATGTAGCAGTAAAACGTAAATCAGATGGAAAGTGGATCACTCCGCAATTGAGTTCTGGTTGCTTGTGCGGAGTTATGAGACACTTTCTCTTGCGCAAAAACTACTTAGAGGAGGAAACGATTTCGATGGACCAGATCGAAATAGGTTCGGAGGTTTTATTGTTCAATGCCATTATGGGGGTAGTCAAGGGTCGTATAGTGGGCCGTGCCAGTtga
- the UFD1 gene encoding ubiquitin fusion degradation protein I (ubiquitin-dependent protein catabolism~go_process ubiquitin-dependent protein catabolism) yields the protein MFSGFGSDLFRGSPFGPVMNNNKFEDYFRCYPIAMMADNIRKDDANFGGKIFLPPSALNKLTMLHIRYPMLFELSNEAQAVRTHSGVLEFVAEEGRVYIPQWMMTTLKINPGGLLKISNCDLPLGSFVKIEPQSVDFLDISDPKAVLENVLRKFSTLTVNDIIEINYNDSIFGIKVLDVKPKSDSTSICVVETDLETDFAPPVGYVEPEYKPKKVESSSAKPITPSSVNRGVGAATMAKSINYANIVANASKPGQHFVGSGQKLSGKPANVEESTRSYTIDELDPDAPPAPLDLPHNQLFFGFPVVLPTPENTDGEDSSEDAKKAFGGSGQSLRQSKKRKEKSSTHLPLKNHSRSPDYIEID from the coding sequence ATGTTTTCAGGCTTTGGTTCGGATCTCTTCCGCGGAAGTCCCTTCGGACCTGTCATGAACAATAACAAGTTTGAGGATTACTTCAGATGTTACCCTATAGCCATGATGGCAGACAATATCCGCAAAGACGACGCCAATTTCGGGGGCAAGATTTTTCTTCCACCCTCAgcattgaacaagttgacgATGTTACATATCCGGTATCCGATGCTTTTTGAGTTGCTGAACGAAGCCCAAGCTGTCAGAACCCATAGTGGTGTCTTGGAATTTGTAGCTGAAGAGGGTAGAGTTTATATTCCCCAATGGATGATGACGACTTTGAAGATTAATCCAGGTGGATTGCTCAAGATAAGCAACTGCGATTTGCCATTGGGACTGTTTGTCAAGATCGAGCCGCAGTCAGTAGATTTTTTGGATATTTCAGACCCCAAAGCTGTTTTGGAGAACGTTTTGAGGAAGTTCTCCACTTTGACAGTAAACGATATCATCGAAATCAACTATAATGATTCCATTTTCGGCATCAAGGTGTTGGACGTCAAACCTAAGTCAGATAGCACGAGTATTTGTGTTGTAGAGACTGACTTGGAGACCGACTTTGCACCTCCGGTAGGCTACGTAGAGCCAGAATACAAGCCCAAAAAAgtagaatcttcttcagcaaagCCTATTACACCTTCAAGCGTCAACCGTGGTGTGGGAGCTGCCACAATGGCCAAATCTATAAACTATGCCAACATCGTAGCCAACGCCTCCAAGCCAGGACAGCATTTTGTTGGCTCTGGCCAGAAATTGTCGGGAAAGCCAGCTAATGTTGAAGAGTCAACTAGATCATATACTATTGACGAGTTAGACCCCGACGCACCACCGGCTCCGTTGGATTTGCCCCATAACCAATTATTCTTCGGGTTTCCAGTGGTATTGCCGACTCCTGAAAACACAGATGGGGAAGATCTGTCTGAGGATGCAAAGAAGGCGTTCGGAGGTAGTGGCCAGAGCTTGAGACAAAGTAAGAAACGCAAAGAGAAGAGCTCGACCCACTTACCGTTGAAGAACCATTCACGTAGTCCTGATTATATTGAAATAGATTAG
- the RRP7 gene encoding Ribosomal RNA processing protein 7 (involved in pre-rRNA processing and ribosome assembly) → MVLATEIKGYNVLPVSLPKAQTTHYIYFKKHETRSTDNQKNSSGRSIFLCNLPIGTTTSTLKKFFQEVAIGATIETFVASLLNDCPEDVWINLTKLTSDLEFNPDLQSARNTNDEAARLPKNCGVVTFVDKSAFQLAYTAIRKLSAARTVSSWPFSTYDSKYFLNHYKSQILDAEALSDAVSQALVDFDRAEQESRDNLQQQTQLVDEDGFTLVVGSHRKTKAGIMGKQKLAATVELDKANTKLKKKEKEDFYRFQLRQRKKDEMNELLQKFKLDQEKVRLMREKKRFRPY, encoded by the coding sequence ATGGTTCTCGCTACTGAGATCAAGGGCTACAACGTGTTGCCTGTGCTGTTGCCGAAGGCTCAGACCACCcattatatatattttaAGAAGCACGAGACTAGATCTACCGATAACCAGAAGAATAGCAGTGGAAGATCCATCTTCTTATGCAACCTACCCATTGGAACAACCACGTCCACACTCAAGAAATTCTTTCAGGAAGTCGCTATCGGTGCCACTATCGAAACTTTTGTTGCAAGTTTGTTAAATGACTGCCCTGAGGACGTGTGGATCAATTTGACGAAACTCACATCTGATCTTGAGTTCAATCCCGACTTGCAATCGGCCAGAAACACCAACGATGAGGCTGCCAGATTGCCCAAAAACTGTGGTGTAGTAACTTTTGTAGATAAACTGGCCTTCCAACTTGCTTACACTGCCATCAGGAAGTTGTCTGCAGCCAGAACTGTATCTTCATGGCCGTTTTCAACCTACGATTCCAAGTACTTTTTAAACCACTACAAGTCACAGATTCTTGATGCCGAAGCTTTGTCTGATGCGGTGTCACAGGCCCTTGTAGACTTTGATAGAGCCGAACAGGAGTCTCGTGATAACTTGCAGCAGCAAACACAGTTGGTAGACGAAGACGGATTTACTTTGGTTGTAGGCTCTCATAGAAAAACAAAGGCTGGGATCATGGGCAAACAGAAGCTTGCCGCCACCGTTGAGTTGGACAAGGCCAataccaagttgaaaaagaaggaaaaggaagatTTCTACCGTTTCCAGTTAAGACAGAGAAAAAAGGACGAAATGAACGAGTTACTCcagaagttcaagttggacCAGGAAAAGGTCCGTTTGAtgagagaaaagaagagattcagACCCTATTAG
- the SMX1 gene encoding Importin-beta like gene (Suppressor of mRNA export mutant~go_funtion protein transporter activity~go_component nucleus; nuclear pore; cytoplasm~go_process protein-nucleus import, docking) translates to MDKPSLLKALAGTLDADFHTRKSSERQLNVYEQQPGFTAYLLELITDPEAQLGIQISAAILFKNRVMTYWLTPENKAPSPLTIRDNEKPQIKEKLIQTLIKTYKNTQLKLQLSTALHNILSSEKWDEILAIIKNLLNDSSNIDHVYVGLICLYEYTKNYRWSSFEHANSSNPVLEDVANEVFPQLQTLIHNLINSDSATADEMTYLIVKIFKFTTFSSLPSYFLNTENLGNWCQIHIMIINKPLPASVLNEDSIELRNQNPRIKAVKWCFGNLHRLLSRHGGGITTKDKTNNQFATAFLENFVPVILNAFWKIIEEWSTKQIWLSESSLYHIISFLEQIVDTPAWNLINDKIDAIIKHVILPTLNATEETIELYEDDSDEYIRRFFDTNRESNTADVASINFIYRLSVKRFTASINTVLAIVNDIFNRRAGDRGNVDVAKETEGAFRVLSTLSHKLDNKNSPVHGQVDKVLHTFIYPELAEPVIASTPWLTARACDTLAMFRHNYKDQEVLRDIFQGVVNCFQKEDQFPIQLTAVDALCTLVEEDTVAEHVGEQAPQLMGTLLEMSKKFESDILTSVMETFVEKFAKNLEPYATELARKLMEQFLRTVSELMEQQSADYNNVDVDKEYKAAGVLGTLTSLVIAMGTSPEVSVALEGVLSEMIIFILENAQVSFLCETIEILESLIFSSRNVSPVMWNIYQVVIDSFDTYAHEYFDSFQPFFEGIINHGFTQPVITVESPQIQQLLSVCFKLLKSDSLDPVFAHSTFEIMELTILALNTRFVPILPQFLPEIFETFSSLESQDAFDGYMLHHLSILRVFFAAFYVDPVTTIQFLNEKGFTPALFQLWIKHSSDFQSVYGCKLQILASISIIRSQALTLIPEDLIGETVDLMVDNISTLPSAIKAKNDILQKESSKPFGNAGNEEEDDEYNAAYYEDELEADEAELEALKQTPIDEINVFQVIADNLQTMIHQDPGKYEALFGGVSDNKKEMLQQILHIVHEKAKN, encoded by the coding sequence ATGGACAAACCCAGTTTACTCAAGGCTTTGGCCGGCACATTGGATGCAGACTTCCACACCCGTAAACTGAGCGAAAGACAGTTGAACGTCTATGAACAGCAACCTGGCTTCACAGCCTACTTGCTAGAGCTCATTACAGACCCCGAGGCCCAATTGGGCATCCAGATTTCAGCAGCCATCCTCTTCAAAAACAGAGTCATGACCTATTGGTTGACTCCGGAAAACAAGGCTCCCAGTCCGTTGACTATCAGAGACAACGAAAAGCCTCAGATCAAGGAGAAATTGATCCAGACTTTGATAAAGACCTACAAGAACACCCAGCtcaaattgcaattgtctACAGCCTTGCACAATATCTTGAGTTCGGAAAAATGGGATGAAATACTTGctatcatcaagaacttgttgaacgacCTGTCCAATATCGACCACGTGTACGTTGGCTTGATCTGCTTGTACGAATACACTAAAAACTACAGATGGTCTAGCTTTGAACATGCAAATTCTTCTAATCCAGTGTTGGAAGATGTAGCCAATGAAGTATTCCCACAATTGCAAACTCTTATTCACAATTTGATAAACAGCGACTCAGCTACTGCTGACGAGATGACGTACTTGATAGtgaagatcttcaagtttaCCACTTTCTCATCTTTACCATcgtacttcttgaacacGGAAAATTTGGGCAACTGGTGTCAGATCCACATCATGATCATCAACAAGCCATTGCCAGCATCTGTGTTGAACGAGGACTCAATTGAGCTTAGAAACCAGAACCCTAGGATTAAAGCTGTGAAGTGGTGTTTCGGAAACTTGCACCGTTTGTTGAGTCGTCATGGTGGAGGTATCACAACGAAAGATAAAACTAACAACCAGTTTGCTACAGCTTTTTTGGAGAACTTTGTTCCAGTCATCTTGAACGCGTTTTGGAAGATCATCGAAGAGTGGTCCACCAAACAAATCTGGTTGAGtgaatcttctttgtaCCATATCATTTCGTTCTTGGAACAGATTGTAGACACGCCAGcctggaacttgatcaatgaCAAGATCGATGCTATCATCAAGCACGTTATATTGCCCACATTGAatgcaacagaagaaaccaTAGAGTTATACGAAGACGATTCTGACGAGTAcatcagaagattctttGATACCAACCGAGAAAGCAACACGGCAGATGTGGCctccatcaacttcatctatCGTTTGTCTGTCAAGCGGTTTACTGCCAGCATAAACACCGTGTTAGCCATCGTAaatgatatcttcaacCGTAGAGCCGGCGATCGTGGCAATGTAGACGTGGCCAAGGAGACTGAAGGTGCATTCAGAGTATTATCTACTCTTTCCCATAAGTtagacaacaagaactcGCCAGTCCACGGACAAGTAGATAAGGTGTTACATACATTCATCTACCCCGAGTTGGCCGAACCTGTTATTGCTTCGACTCCTTGGTTGACAGCTAGAGCCTGTGACACTTTGGCCATGTTTAGACACAATTACAAGGACCAAGAAGTGTTGAGAGACATTTTCCAGGGCGTGGTCAACTGTTTCCAGAAGGAAGACCAGTTTCCCATTCAGCTTACCGCTGTGGATGCCTTGTGCACTttggtagaagaagacaccGTAGCTGAACATGTAGGAGAACAGGCTCCTCAGTTAATGGGGACCTTATTGGAGATGTCTAAGAAGTTCGAGAGTGACATTTTGACAAGCGTAATGGAAACATTTGTCGAAAAGTTCGCTAAGAACTTGGAACCATATGCAACAGAGTTGGCCagaaagttgatggaaCAGTTCCTCAGAACGGTATCCGAGTTGATGGAACAACAGTCTGCTGACTATAACAACGTAGACGTGGACAAGGAATACAAAGCAGCAGGTGTATTGGGTACCTTAACTTCGTTGGTGATTGCCATGGGTACTTCTCCTGAAGTGTCTGTAGCCTTGGAAGGAGTATTACTGGAAATGATTATCTTTATTCTCGAGAATGCACAAGTTTCCTTTTTGTGTGAAACCATCGAGATTCTCGAATCATTGATTTTCAGCTCTCGTAACGTTTCTCCTGTCATGTGGAACATTTACCAGGTTGTCATTGATTCATTTGATACATATGCACACGAGTACTTCGACAGTTTCCAGCCGTTCTTCGAAGGTATTATTAACCATGGCTTTACTCAACCTGTAATCACTGTGGAGAGTCCTCAAATCCAGCAATTACTTTCAGTTTGTttcaagctcttgaagagcGACAGCTTGGATCCCGTATTTGCTCACTCTACTTTTGAAATTATGGAGTTGACCATCTTGGCTTTGAACACGAGATTCGTGCCAATCTTGCCTCAGTTTTTACCTGAGATTTTCGAAACCTTCAGTTCATTGGAGAGCCAGGATGCTTTCGATGGCTATATGTTGCACCACTTGTCAATTTTGAGAGTTTTCTTTGCTGCATTCTACGTAGACCCAGTCACGAccattcaattcttgaacgaAAAGGGATTCACGCCAGCCTTGTTCCAGTTATGGATCAAGCACTCAAGTGACTTCCAAAGTGTATATGGATGCAAGTTGCAGATTTTGGCCAGTATTTCCATCATCAGAAGCCAGGCTTTGACCTTGATTCCCGAAGATCTTATTGGCGAAACCGTTGATTTAATGGTAGACAACATTTCCACCTTGCCATCAGCCATCAAGGCCAAAAACGATATcttgcaaaaagaaagcCTGAAACCTTTTGGTAATGCTGgtaatgaagaagaagatgacgaatACAATGCTGCTTACTATGAAGACGAATTGGAGGCAGACGAAGCCGAATTGGAAGCATTGAAGCAAACTCCTATCGACGAAATCAACGTTTTCCAGGTAATTGCTGACAACTTGCAAACCATGATCCATCAGGATCCAGGCAAATACGAGGCATTGTTCGGAGGTGTTAGcgacaacaagaaggagATGCTCCAGCAGATCTTGCACATTGTGCACGAAAAGGCCAAAAACTAG
- the PDR17 gene encoding lipid biosynthesis and multidrug resistance (involved in pleiotropic drug resistance by controlling lipids in various cellular compartments; positively regulated by PDR1; putative phosphatidylinositol transfer protein), which translates to MNFFRKKGSESSLNSDAASVSSRATSMSGTSSSSKVSYVKRHTPFDVPVNPIKPPNFDLDAEQQEKYETVLAHFQEFIKNDLPVNDKHDAARHPLVEQELAWLTKECILRYLRASKWKVDVAIKRMEETMIWRRTFGVVHIPEHTDDGKFITAELVSDENETGKNLIVGYDNDNRPCLYLRNGYQNTAPSMKQVQHLVFMLERVIQFMPPGQDTLALLIDFKAAPEHMNLSSKFPSLSISKQVLHILQNHYPERLGRGLFTNIPWIGYTFFKVVGPFIDPYTRSKTIYDQPFENFVPKEQLDKEFNGVMDFEYIHNVYWPEMNQMAEKKHEVYMNNFRKLGAEIGLSEYHLRKEEVSATA; encoded by the coding sequence atgaacttcttcagaaagaaaGGCTCGGAGTCCTCGCTCAACTCCGATGCTGCTTCCGTGTCCTCCAGGGCCACCTCCATGAGCGGAACGAGTTCGTCTTCCAAGGTGAGCTACGTGAAAAGACACACGCCTTTTGATGTCCCTGTCAACCCTATTAAGCCACCTAATTTCGACTTGGACGCTGAACAACAGGAAAAGTACGAAACGGTTCTCGCCCATTTCCAGGAGTTCATCAAGAACGATTTGCCTGTGAATGACAAGCATGACGCTGCTCGCCATCCACTTGTGGAACAGGAACTTGCCTGGCTTACTAAGGAATGCATTCTTCGTTACTTGAGAGCTTCCAAGTGGAAAGTAGATGTAGCAATCAAGCGAATGGAAGAAACAATGATATGGAGAAGAACTTTCGGAGTAGTCCATATTCCGGAGCATACCGACGATGGCAAGTTCATAACAGCTGAGTTGGTATCTGACGAAAACGAAACTGGTAAGAATCTCATTGTGGGCTACGACAACGACAATAGACCCTGTTTGTATTTGAGAAATGGGTACCAAAACACCGCTCCTTCTATGAAGCAAGTACAACATCTAGTCTTCATGTTGGAAAGAGTCATCCAGTTTATGCCTCCCGGCCAAGACACATTGGCTCTCTTGATTGACTTCAAGGCCGCTCCGGAACACATGAATCTTTCCTCGAAATttccttctctttccaTCTCCAAGCAAGTATTGCATATTTTACAGAATCACTACCCTGAGAGATTGGGAAGAGGACTTTTTACAAACATTCCTTGGATTGGCTATACGTTCTTTAAAGTTGTTGGACCATTTATAGACCCATATACCAGGCTGAAAACGATCTATGACCAACCTTTCGAGAACTTTGTTCCCAAGGAACAGTTGGATAAAGAGTTCAACGGTGTCATGGACTTTGAATACATCCACAACGTCTACTGGCCAGAAATGAATCAGATGGCAGAAAAGAAGCATGAAGTGTAtatgaacaacttcagaaaaCTAGGGGCAGAAATAGGTTTAAGTGAGTACCATTTGAGAAAGGAAGAGGTGTCAGCTACAGCATAA